Genomic DNA from Jonesia denitrificans DSM 20603:
TCAACCACCGTGATGCTGCCTCGCTCGCAGGGTGGGATACGCTGCGAAAAGTAGGTGGGATCCTGGTTGAGCGGGTTGGTGAACGGGGCATCATCATTGGAGTGGGCATTAACGTCCACCAAATGCAACACGAGCTCCCCGTTGCCTCAGCAACCTCACTGACTGCCCTTGGCGCTCGCAATGTTGACCTCACCTCGCTGTTGGCAGCGATTGTGCGGTCCTGCACGGAGGTTCTTGCGCGAGCCGCCGAGAGCGGCGGAGATGTTGACTCTGCTGGATTGCGAGAGGACATTGAACAAGCCATGGTGACGTTGGGGTCACATATCACCGCTCAACAACCCGATGGGACCAGCATCGATGGTGTCGCGCAAGGGCTTGATTCGGCGGGGGGACTCCTTGTGCGACACTCATCGGGAGAAGTCACCTCCATCATTGCCGGTGATGTGCATCACCTTCGCCTAAAATAGCGGTGGCACACCCACCACCAATGCACTGCGGGAGACATGAACACCACACCCAATACGCCCACTACTGCGTCGCATCAGCACCCACCGATGGTGCCAGTATCCCAGGAGCTTGATCCACAACGCACGGATGCTCATCGCATTGACGACGCGTTCCTTCGTGGACCTGCAATCTACAACGAAGAAGCTCTTTGTGAAGTCACTGGGGCGACGTCAGCACAGGTCAACTCGTATTGGCAGGCATTAGGTTTACCTGTGACTGACCGCAGCGCTGTCATATTCACCAACGACGACGCCCACGCCCTGAAATCAATTCTTGCGTTGGCGGAGGCAGAACAGTTCGATCACCGTACCCTGACCTCACTCATCAGGTCAGTGGGGCACACAGCGGACCGGTTAGCGCTCTGGCAAGCCGAAGCGCTCGTGGAACATCTTGCCCACAACTTCGACCTTGATGATGTCCAAGCCCGCAGGGAGATGCTCCGCAAACTGCCAGACATCATTCCTGTGCTTGAAGAGCAAGTTCTCCACGCGTGGCGGCGCCAATTCGCGGCTCTCGCAGGCAGGTGGTCTGTGGAATTTTCCGGGGAACGGCCAGAACACACTCGTGGTGGTGGTGTCCTTCCGTTACCCCGTGCGGTGGGATTCGCAGATATTGTCTCGTTCACCTCCCAGACCGCGACAATGCGGTCATCCGAACTGTCGAACTTTGTGTCGAACTTTGAAGCGTCCGCACGTGATGTCATCACACGTGCGGGCGGTCGGGTTGTCAAAACAATCGGGGATGCTGTGCTGTACATCGCCGACGATGTGTACACCGGGGCGCACGTGGCGTTAGGTCTCGCGCAGGCAGGGCAGTCAACAGACGACGCTGATGCTGATGTCCCCCCGGTGCGAGTGTCCTTAGTGTGGGGCAGGGTGCTGTCACGATTTGGGGACGTCTTTGGGCCATCAGTGAACCTCGCTGCCCGTCTCACCGATGTTGCAGACCCTGGTGAGGTCCTTGTCGACCCCCACACCGCAGCGTTGCTCGCTGGCGATCACCGATTCGCGCTGACTGGTAAAGAAGAACGCGACATGCAAGGAGTGGGAGCTGTCGCACCCGTTAGGGTGCAGTGGGCGTACTCTCCACAGGGACGATAAGGTCAGGACCATTGGCCACGACGTTCCCCACAGTGCGCGCGACCCGATGAGCCTCAGCAGGGACAGGGGGCGCATCGAGAAGCGACAGAGCATGGTCACGGGGGGTGTCTGCACTGAGCCACGCCGCCCACGTATCTGGGGCAAGCATGACCGGCCGACGATCATGAATGTCAGCGAACTGGGGTAACGCGGCGGTCGTGATGATCGTGGTTGTGGTCAGCCACGGACCAGACGGATCGTTTGGGTCACGCCAAAATTCGTACAACCCAGCAAACATGGTGAGGTCCGTGTCACTGGGGTGGATAAACCAGGGTGTGGTGGGGCCAGAGTCATGGTGTTGCCATTCGTAATAGCCCATCGCGGGGATCAGACACCGTCGAGTGCGGACCGCAGCCCGGAACGCTGGTTTGTCCGCCACCGTCTCCCGGCGTGCGTTGATCATTTTATGGCCGATACGTGGATCTTTAGCCCACGATGGCACCAGACCCCAGCGAGCCAGGTGAACCTGCCAACATGAACAGTCAGTGTCAGCTTCGGTGTCGGGATCGGTTCGGTTGGTGACCGCCGTGCCAGCCGCATCGACAAGATCCACTCGACCCGTTGCTGGGGGTGGCCGGTCAACGACAATACGGACCATCTGGCCTGGGGCGATGTTCCACGACGGTGACCAGTGGTAAGCCTCAGACGAAAATAGGGGATCCATGTGATAGCCGGCCAACGCAAACGCATTGACAAGGTCAATGGTTTGCGCCGCGGATGCGTACCGACCACACATAGTTCCCCTCTTAGCTACTCATCAGAAGCGCTGTCAGTCTCCTGCACATCGCCGTCACCGTCAGGGACGTCGTGGCCAAATGGGTCCGGGTCCACACCCGGCATCCACGATAACCCTGGAACTCCCCACCCGTTTTCCTGAGAAATAGCGCGAGCTTCAGCCTTGTCCCGTCCCTTGAGCCGGTCCACATACAACAACCCGTCAAGGTGGTCATATTCATGCTGAAGGACCCGAGCAAACCACCCCTCACCATCAATAACCACAGGTTCACCGTGCTCATCCCACCCCGTCACCCGCACCGCATAGTGACGCTTCGCCTCAAAATCTGGGCCCGGAAACGACAAACACCCTTCCACATCAGTCAACGACTTCGGGGGGCGCTTCCCCTCACCTTTGAGCGCAAAACGCGGTGGCCGCTGCACAATCATCAGTGACGGATTGACCACCACACCACGCCGTTGCTCATCCTCATCAGGAGCATCAAACACAAAAATCCGCTGACCTACCCCAATCTGAGGGGCAGCAAGCCCCACCCCATTCGACACTCGCATCGTGTCGTACATGTCCGCAACCAACTGGACCAGCGCATCGTCAAACTCTGTCACCTCCGCCGCACGCTGACGAAGGACAGGGTCACCATCAATCACGATGGGGTGGATCATGGGTGCTCATTTCACGAGAACGGGTCGACAATCACGTCACACTTTAGCGCGCACCGGCGCGGCGCACCCAGTAAATCGATATTCTTTACGTGTGAATGACCCCCAGCCCACACCCACCGCCCCCACCGAATCAGCCCTGCCCCGCTACCGCCCCGGCATCAAATACATCCTCATGCTTGGTGCGATCGCGGCGATTCCCGCGATCACCACAGACATCTACCTGCCTTCACTAACAGATGTCCGCGACGAACTCGCCACCACCGACGCCATGGTTGCGATGACCATGTCAGGCATGCTCATCGGAGGGGCTGTCGGACAACTCATGTGGGGACCCCTCACCGACCGATACGGCCGCAAAGCGCCACTCTTGGTGGGTCTGGCGTTACACATCATCACCTCTCTGCTCTGCGCGATCGCACCGAACATCACGATTCTTGTTACGTTGCGCATTATGCAGGGGTTCTTCAACGCAGCATGCGCTGTGGCTGCAATATCTGTGATCCGAGACCGCTTTGTGGGTGCAACTGCAGCTCGACTGCTCTCCCAACTCATGTTGGTTATTGGGGTGGCGCCCCTGTTCGCCCCCAGTGTGGGCGGTGCGATCGCATCGTTTGGTTCGTGGCGCACCGTGTTTCTTGCGCTCGCGATCATTGGGGCGATCATGGCCGTCATTGTCGCCCGCTTCCTGCCCGAAACCCTGGCCGAAGATCACCGGCTCACCGGTGGGGTGGGGCGCGTTGCCAAGGGGTACTGGACGTTAGCGAAAGACCGGAAGTTTCTTGCGCTCGCGATGCTCCCAGCGCTCGCTATGACGACCATTTTTGCGTATGTTGTGGGGTCACCGTTTGTGTTCCAAGAACACTATGGTCTCTCCACATCGCAGTATGCGGTTCTCTTTGCCATGAACGGTCTTGCCATGGTGTTTTCCGCGCAGCTGAACGCATCCCTGGTGCGAAAGTTTTCGCCTGAATCGTTGCTGAGGGTGGGACTTGGTCTTCAACTGGTGCTCGCACTTGCGCTAGTGCTGTGGGGCGCCACCGGCTGGGGCGGTTTCTGGACGTTCGAGGTAACACTGTGGCTTCTGTTGGGATGCCAAGGACTCATCGGCGCAAACGCACAGGTCTTAGCATTAGCGAACTACGGGCACATGGTGGGAACAGCTGCCGCTGTCCTTGGGTCACTCCAGTCAGGTGTGGCAGGTGCAGTCAGCCCGATGGTGGGAGTCTTTGGTGGCGATGCGCTGGCCATGGCGGCAGTGATCGCCGCCGGGTTGATCCTCGCGAACCTCATCGTGGTGTTCGGTACTGACCTCACCCAAGCAGGTCGTAAAGCTCGAGCCCGCACCACACTGCAACGCGCTATCAAGGAACGAGAGATCGGCGACTCAACTCACGGCTAACTCCTCTGGCGCAACGTTCCATGAGCTACTGGTGAAGTACCTGAATGGATGAAGGATCTGGGGACTTATCCACAGCGAGAGAGGTTCCCATAGAACTGCACCGGCAATGTCTTTAGTGTTGCGATGACGCCCCCACGACACGGGCGAACTCTGACACAAAGAAGGAGTCCGGCTGCATGGACGCGATCGCCCTCCTCGAACACGACGTTCGAGAACGCGTACGACACGCGGGCATCGACCCCGTTGCTGACCCCACGACCACTCGAAGTCTCATCACTGACGCTCTCAAAGACTACGAACGTCAAGCCCTACGCGGGTATGTCCCTGCCATTGCAGACTCACACCAAATTGCCAAGTCACTCCTTGATTCTGTCGCCGGGTTCGGTCCACTCCAACCGTACCTAGACGACCCAGAAGTCGAAGAAATCTGGATCAACTCACCTTCCCAAGTGTTTGTGGCAAGATCTGGTGTTGCAGAACTGACCCCCACAGTTCTCAGCGCTGATGACGTTGCACGGCTCGTCGAACAAATGCTCAAAAGCACCGGCCGGCGCCTTGACCTGTCCATGCCATTTGTCGACGCCATGCTGCCAGATGGCTCCCGCCTGCATGTTGTCATCCCTGACATCACCCGTGCACACATGGCCGTGAACATCAGGAAGTTCGTGGCCCGGGCAGCGCACCTCACTGACCTTGTTGCGCGCGGCATGCTCCCCACTTCTGCCGCCACCTTTCTCGATGCATGTGTCCGTGCCGGCCTCAACATTGTTGTCGCCGGGGCAACTGGCGCAGGTAAAACCACCTTCCTGCGTGCCCTCACCGGCTCCGTCAGCCCACTAGAACGCATCGTCACTGTCGAAGAAGTGTTTGAACTCAACCTCACCCACCGCGATGTCGTGGCCATGCAATGCCGTAGTGCCAACCTCGAAGGAAGCGGCGAGATTTCACTGCGCCGCCTCGTTAAAGAATCCCTGCGTATGCGCCCCGACCGTGTCATCGTCGGAGAGGTCCGTGAAGCAGAATCCCTCGACCTCCTCCTCGCCCTCAACTCCGGAATGCCCGGCATGGCGACCATCCACGCGAACTCAGCAAAAGAAGCAGTCACAAAACTCACCACACTGCCACTACTCGCGGGCGAAAACGTCACCGCACAGTTCGTTGTTCCCACCGTCGCCCAAGCAGTAGACATCGTCATCCACATTCAACGAGACCGCCAAGGACACAGAACAGTGCGCGAAATCGCGGCACTATCAGGACGCATCGAAAATGATGCGATTGAAGTGGGAACCGTGTTCCGGCAAGCACAAGGCCAACTAGTCCGCGCAGACGCCTACCCACCAAAACCAGAACAGTTTGACCGTGTCGGCATTGATGTGGCAAGTATCCTCAACGGGGGTGCACCATGGGCATAATCGCCGGACTGATCCTCGGGCTAGGGCTCCTCCTCATCTGGATGTCACTCTGGGAAGCCCCCGACACCGCCAAAAAAGCATCCTGGCTCATCGGTTTCGAAGAAGACCTCCTCGTTGCAGGGCTCCGCGGTATCTCCACCACCACGTTCTTCGCAGCCGTGGCCCTGTTCGCAGCACTCGTCGCCGCGCTCACCTTCGTTATCACGGGGCTAACCGTCGGTGCGGCTCTGGCCGGGTTAGCCGCATCAGTAGCCCCCTTCATCATCGTCAAGTCCCGCGCAGAACGACAACGCATCCGCCGCCGAGAAGTGTGGCCAGACGTCGTAGACCACCTCATCTCAGGAGTGCGAGCAGGACTACCCCTCCCCGAAGCTGTTGCCCACCTAGGCATGCGCGGACCAGAACAACTCCGCGAGGAATTCGCGATCTTCGGACGCGAATACCGGGCAACAGGCCGGTTCGACGACTGCCTCATCACACTCAAAGAACGCCTTGCAGACCCCACAGCCGACCGAGTCATCGAAGCGCTCCGGGTCACCCGATCTGTCGGAGGAACAGAAATCGGGCACCTGCTATCCACCCTGGCCACCTTCCTGCGCCAAGACCTCCGAGTACGCGGCGAACTCGAAGCCCGGCAAAGCTGGACCGTTGGAGGGGCACGGGTCGCCGCCGCCGCGCCCTGGCTCATCCTCGCCATGCTCGCAGTACGCCCAGAAGCCGCCAGCGCGTTCAATACCACCCTAGGCGGGATCCTCATCATCTCAGGGGCAGGAGCCACCGCCCTCGCCTACACGATCATGATCCGTATTGGTCGACTCCCACAAGACGAAAGGGTGCTGCGATGACACCACCACTCATTCTTGGTGGAACCCTCGGATTTGTCCTCGGCCTTGGCCTATGGGCCATCATGGCGGCACTCACCTCCCGTCGAGTCACCCTCATGGAACGCATCACCCCCTACCTGGCCAGCCACGAAGCACCCGAATCACGGCTCGGCCCCAGCGAAACCACCAGCCCCTTCGCGGTCTTCGCGCGACTCATCGCTCCTTGGACCAACACTCTGGTGCGGCTCGTCACCACCGTGTCCAGCCCCAACGCACAAACCGAAAAACGCCTCGCCAAAGCCAGACGCAACATCACCCTGCACCAATACCGGCTCCACCAAGTCGCAGCAGGAACAGCAGGACTCACCCTCGGGATCCTCGTCAGCCTCTACTTAGCGATCTACCGCAACGCCCACATCGTTGCGCTCATCATCCTCGTCATCGCCGCCGCCATCGCCGGAGTCGCAGCCTGCGAACAACACCTCACCCACACCATCCGCCGCCGCAGTGAACGCATCATCCTCGAATTCCCCACCATCGCAGAACTCCTCGCGCTCGCGGTTGCAGCTGGTGAACCACCGGCGACCGCATTGGACCGGGTGTCTCGGACCTCCAACGGAGAGTTGTCACATGAGCTTGCCATTGTGATGAATGAGGTGCGTTCAGGTGAGCCGCTGACTGATGCGCTCACCCGGTTTGGTGACCGGGTCGATCTGCCGCTCATTACCCGGTTCGCTGAGGGTGTCACTGTCGCGATTGAGCGTGGTACCCCACTTGCCGCAGTGTTACGGGCACAAGCGCAAGAAGCGCGTGACGCCGGACACCGCACGTTGATGGAAGTGGGCGGGCAACGAGAGATCCTCATGATGGTTCCTGTTGTCTTCATCATCCTGCCTATTTCGATCGTTTTCGCGGTGTTTCCGTCCTTCACTGCCTTGTCTTTTCTGCCCTAACTTTCTCTGCCCCCACACGTACTTGTTCGCTCATCGAAAGGAATCCCTCATGTCCACTCTCACAGGTCCACGTCGTTCACGGGCTGCTCGCCGTGCTGTTCGTTCGTTGTCTGTTACTGCGTCAACAGCTGCCTACGCCTGCACCCAGGCGATGTGCGACCGCTTGACAGAGATGAAGAAGAATCCCGAACGCGGTGATGTCCCCGGGTGGGTGTTGATTACCTTAATGACCGCAGGGCTTGTGGTGGCGATCTGGTCGTTGGCTGGACCAGCGTTGGAGTCTTTGTTTAATGAAGCGATTGCAAAGATTAGTGCACGCGCCGCGTAGTCAGGGCAGCGGTGGTGTGAAGACGGTGCAACGCAACGAGCAAGGGAGCGCTGCGGTTGGGTTTTTGTTTACGTCCCTCTTACTCACCATGGTGTTGATGGGGCTTCTCCAACTGGTCATGGTTATGCACACTCGTGTTCTTCTTATTGACATTGCGGGGGAGGCCGCCCGGGTGGGCGGGCGCCATGGTGCTGACCCTGCCCACAGTGTTGCCCATGCACAATCGCTGTTAGCGACCGTCCCGGGTGAGCAAACTGTCACTGCGTCGACCACCACGCTTGGTGGTCGGGACGCGATCCGGGTTGAAATTGATGCGGAACTGCCCGTGCTTGGCCCCTATGGCATCCCTGGTGCGTTGCACGTGGATGCGAGCGGTTACGTGGAATCTATTGAAGCGGTTGAGCCGTGATCGAGGTGCGGCTCCCTGCTCACAGCACACGGGAAGACGGCATGGCTACCGTGGAGTTCATCGGTGTGGTGATCGCCCTATTGATCCCGATTATCTACATCATTACTGCTGTGAGTGCAGTGCAGGCAGCGCAGTTCTCGGCTGATGCGGCCGCCTATGAGGCGGCCCGCGCATACACGTTGTCGCGTTCGCAGGGCCAGGGACGTGAGCATGCCGCTTTGATCGCTCAACAAATCTTCGCCGACCAAGGGTTCACATCGGCCCCCACTATTGCGGCGTCCTGTGATCGTGGCGATTGCTTAACCCCAGGGGGAATTGTGTCTGTCACGGTCAGTTATGAGGTGCCGTTGCCGTTGATTACCCAGTTCATGCCAGTCTCGATTCCGGTGTCGTCTCAGTCATCGTCAGTTGTTGGCGTGTACGTGTACCGCGGTGGGGCCTGATGGGCAGCCGGGCGGGCAAGGGCATCCTCATGGTGCGGTGGTGTGACCGGGTCAAGCAACGGTGCGGAAGGAACGAGGACGGTCAGATCCTGCTCCTGGGGTTGGGTTATGTTGTCGTGATTTTGTTGTTGCTCCTTGTTGTTGTGACGTTGTCTGCTGTGCACAGAGAACACCGTGAGCTTGGGCGTCTTGCTGATGGAGTGGTGCTTTCTGCGCAAGATGTGGTCACTGAAGGGCGGTATTATCGCAAGTCAGGTGCCCAGATGACTGCCGATGCGCGGGTTGCGGCAACGCAGTATCTTGCGTCTGTTGATGCGCGTCCTGGAACGCGCATCGTGGATCTGACAGTTGATGCAAATGGGTCTATTCATGCCACCATTCAACGGTCAACGTCCCACCCGGTGATGGTTGGGCTTGGGCGCCTTGCGTCGGGGAAAGCAACTTTGACGGCAAGTGCTTCTGCCAGCCCGATTGGTTAAGAACATCTGTGTTGAGCGGTGAGGTCGCCCACACCACTGGTGGGGGTGGCGTCCTCCCGTAGAATGGTGGATCGTGGCCATTGAATTCGCAACAGAGATCCCGCAACTTCGCGCAACACTTGCAACTATTTCGGCGGTGAGCGACCCGGAAGCGTTGACAGCGAAAATCGCTGAACTATCTGATCAAGCTTCTGCTCCTGACCTATGGGATGACCCTGCTCAAGCTCAGCAGGTGACCAGTGCGCTGTCGCTGGCTCAAAACGAACTCAAGCGTATTGAGTCAATGCAGCAGCGCATTGATGACCTTGAAGTGCTGGTGGAAATGGCTGTTGAGGGCAATGACGCCGACACGCTCCACGAGGCGGAGGACGAGTACGCGGCTATTAAGAAGGATTTGGACCAACTTGAAGTGCGCACCTTGTTGTCGGGAGAGTATGACGCCCGTGAGGCCGTGGTGACGATTCGTGCTGGGGCTGGTGGAGTTGATGCCGCCGACTTCGCGGAGATGCTGTTGCGCATGTATTTGCGTTGGGCGGAGCGTCATGGGTATCCCACAGCTGTTCTTGACACCTCCTATGCGGAAGAAGCTGGGTTGAAGTCGGCGACCTTTGAGGTGAAAGCCCCGTACGCATTTGGAACGCTGTCGGTGGAGGCAGGAACTCACCGTCTTGTGCGTATTTCTCCGTTTGATAACCAGGGGCGGCGCCAAACATCATTCGCTGCAGTGGAAGTGGTTCCACTCATTGAGCAAACCGACCACGTGGAGATCCCGGATAACGAGATCCGTGTTGATGTGTTCCGTTCATCAGGACCTGGTGGGCAGTCTGTGAACACCACAGACTCCGCGGTGCGCTTAACCCACATTCCGACAGGGATTGTGGTGTCGATGCAAAACGAGAAGTCACAGATCCAAAACCGTGCTGCGGCGATGCGTGTGCTTCAGTCCCGCTTGTTGTTGGAACGCCAAGCTGAGGAAAAGGCGAAGAAGAAAGAACTCGCCGGAGATATCAAAGCGTCGTGGGGCGACCAGATGCGTTCCTACGTCCTTCAGCCCTACCAGATGGTCAAGGATTTGCGGACAGAACACGAGGTGGGGAACACCAACGCAGTGTTTGACGGACACATCGATGATTTCATTGAGGCAGGTATCCGGTGGCGCCGGTCAAAGGACGCTGACGAGTAAACCGATGTGAGTGCTGCGCGGGTGGACACCTGTGAAGGGTTCACCCGGCGCGGCGTGTCATCCCGCACCAGGTGGGGAGTAGTGCCTAGTCTCAAACTGGTTGCTTGTCTGGTACGGCGTTTTGGCGCCTCGACTATGGGATGTTGTGTGATTCGGTTCGATAATGTCACGAAGGTGTATGCGCGAGGGGCTCGCCCAGCGCTCAACGATGTGACTTTAGAAATTGAGCGCGGCGAGTTTGTGTTCCTCGTGGGTGCTTCTGGTTCGGGGAAATCCACGTTTCTGCGTCTCACGCTTCGCGAGGAGAAGGCGACCTCTGGTCGGGTCCTAGTGGCTGGTCAAGACTTAACGGCACTGTCGCACTGGAAGGTGCCCGCTCTGCGCAGAAAAATTGGTGCAGTGTTTCAGGACTTCCGGTTGCTGCCGAACAAAACCGTGTTTGAGAATGTTGCGTTCGCGCTTCAAGTGATTGGGAAACCACGCCACCACATTCACACCACAGTCCCCGAAACGCTGGAAATGGTGGGTCTTGCTGGTAAAGAAAAGCGCCGCCCTCATGAACTTTCTGGTGGTGAGCAGCAACGTGTGGCTATTGCCCGCGCCTTTGTGAACCGCCCTGACATCCTTCTTTGTGACGAACCCACTGGAAACCTTGACCCGACAACGTCGTTGGGGATTATGCGGCTGCTAGATCGCATTAATCGGACCGGAACAACAGTTGTGATGGCCACCCACGACGACGAAATTGTGGACCAGATGAGAAAACGTGTCATAGAACTTCAGACCGGTGAGCTGGTTCGTGACCAGACACGCGGCGTCTACGGGTCATCGCGGTAGGGGGAGTTCAAGTGCGCGTTCAGTTTATTTTGTCTGAGATTGGTATTGGGTTACGCCGTAACTTGTCCATGACAATCTCCGTGATTTTGGTGACGTTCGTGTCACTGACCTTTGTGGGGGCAGCGATCCTCACCCAGGGGCAGATCCAAAAGTTCAAGGGTGAGTGGTACGACAAGGTTGAGATCACCGTGTATTTGTGCCCGCGTGACTCAACTGTCCCGTCGTGTGCTTCTGGCGAGGCAACTGATGACCAGATCGCCGCTGTGGAAGATGTTCTTGAGTCCCCTGAGGTCTCACCTGAGATCCGTGACGTGATGTTTGAATCCAAACAGGACGCATGGGTGTCATTTGAGCAGAACTTCTCTGACCGGTGGTGGTTCTCTGAGATGAGCGTGGACGACATGAACGCATCGTTCCGCATCAAACTCACAGACCCTGAGGAGTACCAGGTCATTAATGAAGTGCTCACTGGGCGTGCTGGGGTGGAAGAAGTTCGCGACCAGCGCGAAATTTATGAACCACTGTTCGATGTGCTGACCAAAGCCACCTTGGTGGCCTCAGGTTTGGCTGGGGTAATGCTCCTTGCGGCAGTGTTGCTGATTACCACCACCATTCGGCTTTCAGCGCTCTCACGCAAACGCGAAACCGGGATCATGCGACTGGTTGGCGCATCGACTCTCTTCATCCAACTGCCGTTCATGCTTGAAGGGGCAATCGCTGCCACCATTGGGGCGTTGCTTGCTTGTGTAGCGTTGTGGGCAGGGGTGCATTATCTCGTGGAAGGATGGCTTGGGAGCAACATGGACTGGATCCCTTAT
This window encodes:
- a CDS encoding biotin--[acetyl-CoA-carboxylase] ligase, which encodes MPTYDEQLLTDLLLAPNGPLDALIIDDEVTSTNDVLKDVLASTSSQSRTILLAATHQTQGKGRSGRTWSTPPGGALTASIYYETTLPAERMTWIPLLAGLGIVTAIRGTCGIPAALKWPNDIVVNHRDAASLAGWDTLRKVGGILVERVGERGIIIGVGINVHQMQHELPVASATSLTALGARNVDLTSLLAAIVRSCTEVLARAAESGGDVDSAGLREDIEQAMVTLGSHITAQQPDGTSIDGVAQGLDSAGGLLVRHSSGEVTSIIAGDVHHLRLK
- a CDS encoding adenylate/guanylate cyclase domain-containing protein, coding for MNTTPNTPTTASHQHPPMVPVSQELDPQRTDAHRIDDAFLRGPAIYNEEALCEVTGATSAQVNSYWQALGLPVTDRSAVIFTNDDAHALKSILALAEAEQFDHRTLTSLIRSVGHTADRLALWQAEALVEHLAHNFDLDDVQARREMLRKLPDIIPVLEEQVLHAWRRQFAALAGRWSVEFSGERPEHTRGGGVLPLPRAVGFADIVSFTSQTATMRSSELSNFVSNFEASARDVITRAGGRVVKTIGDAVLYIADDVYTGAHVALGLAQAGQSTDDADADVPPVRVSLVWGRVLSRFGDVFGPSVNLAARLTDVADPGEVLVDPHTAALLAGDHRFALTGKEERDMQGVGAVAPVRVQWAYSPQGR
- a CDS encoding SOS response-associated peptidase yields the protein MCGRYASAAQTIDLVNAFALAGYHMDPLFSSEAYHWSPSWNIAPGQMVRIVVDRPPPATGRVDLVDAAGTAVTNRTDPDTEADTDCSCWQVHLARWGLVPSWAKDPRIGHKMINARRETVADKPAFRAAVRTRRCLIPAMGYYEWQHHDSGPTTPWFIHPSDTDLTMFAGLYEFWRDPNDPSGPWLTTTTIITTAALPQFADIHDRRPVMLAPDTWAAWLSADTPRDHALSLLDAPPVPAEAHRVARTVGNVVANGPDLIVPVESTPTAP
- the def gene encoding peptide deformylase; translated protein: MIHPIVIDGDPVLRQRAAEVTEFDDALVQLVADMYDTMRVSNGVGLAAPQIGVGQRIFVFDAPDEDEQRRGVVVNPSLMIVQRPPRFALKGEGKRPPKSLTDVEGCLSFPGPDFEAKRHYAVRVTGWDEHGEPVVIDGEGWFARVLQHEYDHLDGLLYVDRLKGRDKAEARAISQENGWGVPGLSWMPGVDPDPFGHDVPDGDGDVQETDSASDE
- a CDS encoding multidrug effflux MFS transporter, producing MNDPQPTPTAPTESALPRYRPGIKYILMLGAIAAIPAITTDIYLPSLTDVRDELATTDAMVAMTMSGMLIGGAVGQLMWGPLTDRYGRKAPLLVGLALHIITSLLCAIAPNITILVTLRIMQGFFNAACAVAAISVIRDRFVGATAARLLSQLMLVIGVAPLFAPSVGGAIASFGSWRTVFLALAIIGAIMAVIVARFLPETLAEDHRLTGGVGRVAKGYWTLAKDRKFLALAMLPALAMTTIFAYVVGSPFVFQEHYGLSTSQYAVLFAMNGLAMVFSAQLNASLVRKFSPESLLRVGLGLQLVLALALVLWGATGWGGFWTFEVTLWLLLGCQGLIGANAQVLALANYGHMVGTAAAVLGSLQSGVAGAVSPMVGVFGGDALAMAAVIAAGLILANLIVVFGTDLTQAGRKARARTTLQRAIKEREIGDSTHG
- a CDS encoding CpaF family protein, with amino-acid sequence MDAIALLEHDVRERVRHAGIDPVADPTTTRSLITDALKDYERQALRGYVPAIADSHQIAKSLLDSVAGFGPLQPYLDDPEVEEIWINSPSQVFVARSGVAELTPTVLSADDVARLVEQMLKSTGRRLDLSMPFVDAMLPDGSRLHVVIPDITRAHMAVNIRKFVARAAHLTDLVARGMLPTSAATFLDACVRAGLNIVVAGATGAGKTTFLRALTGSVSPLERIVTVEEVFELNLTHRDVVAMQCRSANLEGSGEISLRRLVKESLRMRPDRVIVGEVREAESLDLLLALNSGMPGMATIHANSAKEAVTKLTTLPLLAGENVTAQFVVPTVAQAVDIVIHIQRDRQGHRTVREIAALSGRIENDAIEVGTVFRQAQGQLVRADAYPPKPEQFDRVGIDVASILNGGAPWA
- a CDS encoding type II secretion system F family protein; the encoded protein is MGIIAGLILGLGLLLIWMSLWEAPDTAKKASWLIGFEEDLLVAGLRGISTTTFFAAVALFAALVAALTFVITGLTVGAALAGLAASVAPFIIVKSRAERQRIRRREVWPDVVDHLISGVRAGLPLPEAVAHLGMRGPEQLREEFAIFGREYRATGRFDDCLITLKERLADPTADRVIEALRVTRSVGGTEIGHLLSTLATFLRQDLRVRGELEARQSWTVGGARVAAAAPWLILAMLAVRPEAASAFNTTLGGILIISGAGATALAYTIMIRIGRLPQDERVLR
- a CDS encoding type II secretion system F family protein, translating into MTPPLILGGTLGFVLGLGLWAIMAALTSRRVTLMERITPYLASHEAPESRLGPSETTSPFAVFARLIAPWTNTLVRLVTTVSSPNAQTEKRLAKARRNITLHQYRLHQVAAGTAGLTLGILVSLYLAIYRNAHIVALIILVIAAAIAGVAACEQHLTHTIRRRSERIILEFPTIAELLALAVAAGEPPATALDRVSRTSNGELSHELAIVMNEVRSGEPLTDALTRFGDRVDLPLITRFAEGVTVAIERGTPLAAVLRAQAQEARDAGHRTLMEVGGQREILMMVPVVFIILPISIVFAVFPSFTALSFLP
- a CDS encoding TadE/TadG family type IV pilus assembly protein, with product MKTVQRNEQGSAAVGFLFTSLLLTMVLMGLLQLVMVMHTRVLLIDIAGEAARVGGRHGADPAHSVAHAQSLLATVPGEQTVTASTTTLGGRDAIRVEIDAELPVLGPYGIPGALHVDASGYVESIEAVEP
- a CDS encoding pilus assembly protein TadG-related protein, whose amino-acid sequence is MGSRAGKGILMVRWCDRVKQRCGRNEDGQILLLGLGYVVVILLLLLVVVTLSAVHREHRELGRLADGVVLSAQDVVTEGRYYRKSGAQMTADARVAATQYLASVDARPGTRIVDLTVDANGSIHATIQRSTSHPVMVGLGRLASGKATLTASASASPIG